The proteins below are encoded in one region of uncultured Desulfovibrio sp.:
- a CDS encoding pseudouridine synthase, which yields MTRREILRHNAWQAVVSLDQVLHCLGGLMAALLLTCVPGANLPIVWADETLSSRCWRWHVAGVRHWPCRWLDRLAALFGDREHCRKSYESERTGRQLPPELR from the coding sequence ATGACCCGCCGGGAGATTCTCCGTCACAACGCCTGGCAGGCCGTGGTCTCGCTGGACCAGGTGCTGCACTGTCTGGGCGGTCTCATGGCGGCGCTGCTGCTGACCTGTGTGCCGGGGGCAAATCTGCCTATTGTCTGGGCGGACGAGACGCTGAGCAGCCGTTGCTGGCGCTGGCACGTGGCCGGGGTGCGACACTGGCCCTGCCGCTGGCTGGACAGGCTGGCCGCCCTGTTTGGCGACAGGGAACACTGCCGAAAGTCCTATGAAAGCGAGCGCACCGGCAGGCAGCTGCCGCCGGAACTGCGCTGA